The sequence ATTTTGAGATGTCATCATTCCCAGAGACTAAAGTGGAGCGCTATCTTGCCGCAGGCAAGTCCAAGACCCTATTGGAGTATAACAGACACCAGGTAAATTGGGcttaatcaataataataataataataataactgctGCATATTGAAGAGAGCGGGAAccgtacgacttggttttgataactgggggagtcagaagggatttatttgaagatcgcAGATTTCTGGTTGTATTTTTAGCTCGTTTTCACATTTCATAAATGAAAATGAACGACAGAGGTCCTTTGCGATTTAGCTTTTTAGAAAAAAACCTGAAGAGCCATTATATCCGCAGGAAATATCTGTCAGTTGTCAATGGTACTTCTCAGAAAGATGATGCGAAATTGAACAAGTATTCTGTACTCTGTGAATAACATACTGTAACAGTTTAACACAGTTTAACTTGTGAATCATTTTCCCATAACATAcgctgttttatttattatttttatttttgtgatatTGTATGTTTGACTAGAGAGCAATAAAATGTTATCTCaggataacaaaatataaagataaataaataaattacatttTCTTTTCTACCAGGTCAGCCGAACCTATCCTAAAGGACAACGCTTTGACTCATCTAACTATGATCCGGTTCCCATCTGGACATGTGGTTCTCAAATGGTCTCTCTCAACTACCAAACCCCAGGTGTGTTATTTATAATGCGTTCTGTATCAGTCAGGCAACGATTCCCAAATGGGATCAAGCAAGCAACTGTGTTGCATACTGCCTGTTACTGTATATACTTCGTTCCAGTCCTGGTCGGGACACTTTCTACGTAAAGTTGGAGAGGTAGGGCTTTCTGCTCCTACCAGCCAGGCgtctgattgatgatacccaagcctacatccgtatggactgtaaaaggggtgaccttgttcagccccaggagtatgtggctcctagtggatgatacccatgcctacatccttatggactgtaaagggggtaaccctgtttcagccctaggagtaggtggcaatggcccctgGAAACAATtcattgtagcccacaccttgaagtggcctttaggccttgtgtgtctggcgacttgcatacaaaataaaaaaataaaaataatcaaaatattaCTTCACTTTGTTGACAAAAAGAGTGACTGATagtaatgtttgaagctttgacATGTGTGGGTCAGAGTCGTAAACTTATTCTTGATGTCATTTTTAGATCGCTACATGCAAATCAACGAGGGACTGTTTTCTCTAAATGGCCGCTGTGGTTACGTCTTGAAGCCTCCCTGCATGCAAGAGCCAAACTTTGACCCCTATGAACCCCGTTCCATTACTGGTGTGGACCCAATTCATCTAACTATAACGGTAAGATTTCTTAGTGTGTGTATCTTATCATGTTAATAGAGAGTTTTCATTTTCGCTGACAGATTGTTCTGcatgttttttatatttgaaCAAAATTGTATGAAACAgtagtttggttttgttttagaaatgCAGATACCATATTAACATGGAAATAATACAACTATCTATATTTATATAGGAATAAAACAAGCGAACGTTTCCAAAAATCAAAGTTGTACTCTTCCTTTAAAGGCTTGACTGGATAATGATTATTTGCTTTTCATAGTCAACATTACAATGCTGTTACAATGATTTGGAGTTTGCTTTCCTCTACCAATAGATTTTGGCTGCCAGACATTTGGAGAAGACGGGTCGCTCCATCGCCAGCCCGTTTGTTGAAGTTGAAATCATCGGGATTGAGCGTGACAGCTCGCAAAAATACAAAACGCAGACAATTGGTAAACAGAATATTTTGTTGAATGATAATACTTGGAACAGGTGTAATGTGGTGAGAACGAGGCAGGAGAACGtaccatccgaaggatgaaacAATAATGGTTCAGTGCACTGcagtgtcttgtttaaggacacaacTGTCAAGacttaaacccacactctgctgatcagaaacatcagagctggAGTCCAGTATGCTTGACTGCTTAGCCACGACACCCCAAAGAGACTTGTTAAAGTTAAAGTGCGCAGCCACAATCATGAGtatactttttgttacaaagacaccaaaggaacaactctttgcagatcttgcaTTTGACAAACTCAAGCATTTTTTTTCACCATTGACACTGCGACTGTTGATTGGTATATAAATaacataagcctttttgaggtatggctgacgtgataggagtgtactgtttagtttgggtgtatacacaaatttacccaaaccttatagtgttgtagcattgtgtccgctaCATCTCATTGAGATAACtgctacatcagtggttttcaaactgtcaTTTACATTTTAGCTGGTAGTTACTAACTTTGCTACTTCTTTGTTTTATCCTTACCAGCTGATAATGGTTTCAACCCCTTCTTCAATGAGCGCTGTGAATTCGACATCGTGAATAGAGACCTGGCCTTCATCCGCTTTGTGGTACAGGATGAAGATATGTTTGGTGACCCTAACTTCCTGGGTCAACGAACTATGCCGCTGAAGGCAATCCGAACAGGTGAGTGTCTAGGCAGTTTGAAATCCTTCAAAATCCACTGGTTGGTTTTAATTGATTTTGAAGAATGCAATCTTGAGATTAGGCTCAatcatatatatttggtttgcggtaacaccatgtgtgtgtctacttgccaggtagagtttgttctttagagaacgtCTTCtgttatattctactactgcttCTATggtctttaaaatattttagaaatGATTTGGACAAAATTGGCGTCCATAAACTAATTCTGGATGGTGTcgatttcttttctttcaggGTATCGCTCCGTGCCGTTACTTAACGGCCACTCGGAGGTTTTAGAGCTAGCCTCGCTGCTAGTCCACGTTGAAACCAGGGTTATAGGGGTGAGTAatttggatttgtttttttgtttgaggGACATCGGGCAAGTTGGACTATGAAAACACTTgcgtttgttatgaagtgcatattgttagaaatatgttttaaaagtagaatattagCTTTTTTGAGGTTTTACAACCAAATGGTCAGCCACTTTGAAAGTGACTTTCTGTCACTATTggttttccctgccagggttctTTGTTTTAGTGTATGTACCACCCCCACTGGAGGTTGGCTCAAGCATTTATCTGCCCGCCAAGCCGGGTGCCTCAGTACTTTTATATgtgattttacatttttatattcTTCTTAAAACTATTGTATTGTTTGCTTGTAAAGACGCTTAGATTTACAAGTACTCTAACTAAACGTCTTTTGTCTTTCCTTGTACCAGGAGTGTGGTGACAATGAGCTCTATGCATCCATCCAATGTTTGAGGGATCGAACGCAAGAGTTGACCCGCCAGATTGGGGAGATTAACTACCCCACTGCAGAGCCCCGAGCAGCCCAGACTGTCCAGGTTAAAAATGCAGAGCTAGAACAGGTCCAAAAGAAGCTCTTCAAACTTACTGAACAAAGAAGGTAAAAGAAttcattgttgttttggggGAATTTCTctaattttaaaggtttttttaaaaaagaaatcgcCCAACATCACAAGACCATGGATGGCCACTTACTGATTTAGCTAGCTTTGGTGCAAAATACTTTTCTGACAAGCTCTTAGTTTTAAGAACCATATCTAAGAAGTTACCTTTTCTTTTGAATTTAGTGCAAAACTAAAGAAGACATATAGTACCAGCACTTGAGCAGTGTGTTATCCAGTACAGCCAGTGCAACAAGCCAGAACCGGATCAAACCAGTCAAGACCAGCACAAGCAAGTTGAACAACATTTTGGGAGCTGTTCAATCTAGGTCACCTACAAGGTTGTATGACCATAGCAACTGGAAACCACAAAACACCACAAGAAACACAAAATCAATCTGCATTATTTGGTGTGGGATTTTGTCAataatgacctttgacctatacaatttgtttgtttgttgggttgtttgtttgtttgtttgtttgtttgtttgtttgtttgtttgtgtgtttgttttgtttgtttgtttgtttgtttgtttgtttgtttgtttgtttgtttttgtaaatagaGAGTATCCTCCCAGAACACTTCTAACAACAGTTGTGTCTCCGGGTATAAATAATCTTAAGTATTTTGAAAGAGTTAAAACATAAATCTGTGTCTTTCTAATATCAGTTAATAATCAAtgcacatgattttttttttcttttcagaaaaaaCATCAGTAGCTATCTAAATAATCAAATCAATCATgaaaacttgatttgaataCATATCACACTTTGTTATATAATATTGTAATGTAAAGTAATGCATGCCACAATATGCCTCAAGCATGAATGTAACCAACCTTCAAAGTGAAGACACTTTGGGCTGAAAcactaagcagaaaataaaagAGAACTAAATGCAACAACATTTTCCGAAAATGTTCTTGATGGAACTTGGAAAAGTTGGAATGATCCAATTTAACCTTTTCTGTAGCAGTCTATAAGTTACAGTTATACCCACAAGTGCACTACCTAATGGCCCCATTTATCATATCAATCATAAGACATTATAATCATTTCCATTTCTAAGTTTGTGCAAAGAGCCAAGAAACGTGTATTTAAAACCTGAAAAATATCTTGTAATGTATTTAACAGTTATAGAAGAAACTGTGTACGAATCGCAACTTcttcagttttttgttttgttttcaattttgttatcaAAGTATATATTTCTGACAtcgggtttttgttttgtaaaaatgacaaatagagaagagaaaaaaatgcaaattcttttaaaagaagaaatgaCTTATGGTAAAATGCTATCAGATATGAGTTTGCGGTGAAAGTAGCATGGTGCTATCGCATATATCATTCGTATCTTACTTGAAATTAGTTGACAAGTTTCTCAAACTAGTTTTTAATCTTGAGaattaaaattatgataattaAGCAACAAGATGGCTTAACTTGTGTACAAAAAAATCTATCAATCTGAAAGGTTGTgcacaacatttaaaaaaaaaaacctgactaatatatgttttttgttgCTGATTTGGgggttatttttcttccatttgctATTATTAAGAGAGACTTACCACCAGCATTTGACAAATGTACAAAGCATCCATTCAGGTTGTATCAGAGGTTGCTTCTTTTTTATtactttaatttaattgaaacaTTGAGTCAAGTATTTCCTTAAATACTAGTTGAAGTGATGTAGTATTATGTCATAGAGTTGtacataagaactagagggcgcactgggcTATATACGCTGTCTGGCATGCGCGcgtgcggccattttctaagttgacaaaacagcatccaCAGTGTGTGTTAACGCGACCCggtgtgcggccattttgtaggtTGACAAAACATCAttgcgtagcgttcaataaacacaaactccaacgtgtacttcatattcaacgcgcataCTAAATGGTGCGCGTGTCTTCTTGGGGTCCCGTCAcatttgtgcaagcagcatcactcgtgcgccctctagttcttatatataactctatgtataAGTTATTGTAGCATGCTGGTGCATATCATAATTCTTGAGTCACAATTAACCCACTTGCTTTATTTATGTTAAATATGATGGAATCAATTCTCTTCCATTggtacttttttattgtttgtttgattgcttTCAATGCGACgtatttttgaccgcgtgagggcACTCTCAAACAGATTTGTCACTTCAATTTCCAGGTGGTaaattcattcatacccaaaacagttattaaagactggaacacataaCCACCACAGACCACTTATCCATCACGGAAATGAAGACGCCAATAAGGAGCCAATATAATCAACTTCTACAACATCTTAAAACTATGACGCAACAGGAGTGACAGAACGCTGATTAAAACTGttaaagagcgccctcacgtgGTCAAAAATATGGCGCATTCATTGAGTTCTACTATTCCCTTGATTACAATGGAACATTTACAGTGTAAAACAATGGATGACCACAACATACTGCATTTATATAACTTTGTTAATCCAAAGGTTTTAATACATCAAGGTGCAAACTGGTGTTTGTCCGGAAGAAAAACTAGCCGCCAAAACCAACCAAAACAGACAATAATCTCCCATCCAACTACCGACCACAATGGtgctttaatgttttgtgttctagactatggcccttttttcaaaaccacggctttggctttggatttggcttcacGCTCCGTCCTATCATCAGAAGCCCTGAGcttgtacgcaaagcacgcacaatTGTCCAAACAACCACGAAGCCAAGCTAGCCTGTGCCGAATCAAAAGCCatagccgtggtttcgaaaagggccttggACTCAAAGGTGCTTACCCTAGACTAGCCACCCAAATCATACTGTAAGTTTTGGGCTCCGATCCAAGtactggggtcaatttcacaaagttaggaccaagttaggacgagtaactcattctaactcaaacaagactagtcttaactccaCCCCAGACCACAGTTAATGGTGCTTACTCTAGACAAGCCACTCCAAACCACACCGTACAAGTAAAAACACCTCTCTAACTATTCACGCATGACATCACCATTCAAACCCAAAACGAAGCCATCAGCGCAGCCACTGCAACTAGGATTATGTGGCTGGTACTGGTGGTGGTGTGACGatggcctcattttgggttagaatagTAACGTCATGATTACGAGAGGCGTATGGGCTCCCATCCAAATACTGACATAATGAGTCGATCAACGATACTACAGTTATTGGCTCCTCCGTTGAGCATTGTCACGAAGCCATACAGTTGAAGACTAACAATACTTTCTTACAGTCGGTTCGCCAAGAAGGAATGGTTCCATTTTCTTAACCATCTTAAGGAAGTTTCTATACTAGGTTTATATTAATTTATGTAAAGTTTATGTTAACGCTGTGTCATATGTCACATGAGTAATGCAAATCTCATGTAGAAAAGAATAGAACTTTCAGAGTGAAATCACtcttgtatatttttttctggtattattttcattttaacgAAAGACAGTTAAATAAGAAGAATCCAAGTGTTTTAAAGTTCAATGTATTACACAGACATAAATTCAGACATTTATATATTTCTACCAACATATTTACGGAAAAAATATTTTCAGCTATATTTTTGTAGTGACAGTGTGTTGAGTTTTGTTAATGTCTAGAAAAGAAGAACAGATAAATGCTACAAATCTAAAACTTAGGTTGAGAGAAATATTTAGCCATTATTAATCCAGGTATTATTTAGTCAAACTCAAAAGTAGAATTTAACTTAAAGCAGAGCATATCAGtagcaaaataacaaaaagtaGTTAATGCATGACTAGTTTGTACTGTCATAAAAAAGTGTAAGAAATCATGTGATAGTGGTAATAAAAATTATGTAttattcataataaaaaaaatcatgtggTTTGAATATCTTTGAATATAAACCCACTTGGAGCGAAATTCTTTGTAGAGAAATCTTACTAACCAGAAATGGCTTACCAGCCACAATGCCATGCTTTGTGTATACTCTTTAACTGGCTCCCTGCTAAGCAGATGCTGTAATTGAGCTCTTGGCCTAATTTCATttcagagaagaaaaaaatataagcacaacaaaattatgccagcataaggttaccagccatacTACCAGTCTcctgtacaatctgtgactggtacctggcttatttttgctaagcagaatattTTTTAAGCTGTTCTATGATACTGGGCCCTTGTTTTAATGTACTTAAGGTAATCTCGATTTTGGAAAAATTATGTTGCTTCAGTTTCTGGAGAAAGTTTCTTTTAATTTGAATCAATATGGACAACATCATTTGTcggaaaacaactttttaaaaggCCACGTCTTCATTTACATTGTGTGATTGAGGTTTAGATAAAGTCTGTGGAAAGATTGTTTATCATGGGTTGGAGGTCAGGGAAAATTAACTTAAGGAATTTGTGATATTTACATGagtaaactttttttctgtatgaTAACAACAAATGTGAATGTATCATTTACATATATCTATGCTTAACTAAGGGTAAATCTTGAAGGGTAAAGTCTTTTCAAGaaaaagtgttatttttttatggtATTGGTAATTGCCGAGTATAGTGCTGAAAAAAATGGACAATATGTCAGGCAATGTTCGTATACcgttaaaacaaagaaggtcttAAAGGAATTTGGgattgtttaattgtttaaatccaatataaatgtagatatatatACAATAAAGTTAACAAGTGAaaacttcattttaaaaggtggtagtgtttttgagGTATCGCCGAAATTTGGTTATGTGTACACAGTCTGAGAACGatttcatgcagaaacattttcagactaaaataattttgaatcTCTCTTCTCTCTTAAACTACATTCCTTAGAAGGGCATTGGTTctcaaaatgttaaaggaacacgttgccttggatcggacgagttggtctataaaaagcgtttgtaaccgtttgttataaaatgcatatggttggaggatgttttaaaagtagaatacaatgatccacacaagtttgcctcgaaattgcgtggttttccttttactgtgcgaactaacacggtcggccatttatgggagtcaaaaacttgactcccataactagccgaccatgttagtcgacgaggtaaaaggaaaaccgagcagtttcgaggcatgtttgtgtggatcattgtattctacttttacaacatctttctacccatatgcataaaaaacggttacgaacgcttttcaaagaccaactcgaccgatccaaggcaacgtgttcctttaaacctatCAACAGCTACAGTGCTTCATACCATGTAAATGTTTTTGGCcatatattttttgagtaattaccaaaggtacacACTTCCTTTAAGAATGAATCTGTGTGAAGAATTGATAAGATTTGTGGCAAGgaaaggcggccattttgatgAAGCTATAGGCCTAGTCATTGTCAGCCCTCAATTCCAACACTGCCTTAGAAAATGTGGTGgggggttgttgttgttgttgttgttgtgttttcacCTTTTCACTTCTTATTTCTAGTTTACCGTTCCAGTTtcaaaaggttaaaaaaaacaatcgctgtttttattttcaagaagaACATTCGGAAATTTAAAGATTGCTATGCTAAAGAGAAACCGAATTGTAgattaaaggcccggtcacacaggccttgaTAACGAGAACACAACGAGAATGTTAACAATGTGAATCGAGGGCGCACATGGTTGAATGAGTGTGGGCGTGTTCTACtttgagcaattcaaccaatagaatgtgttctctttgcgttgtgatcgttatcgttattgCTGCAGTTTGACTCCgcctttacatgtacattttgcagGAATTACATATCTAGACTGGAATGATGTTTCATATTTTACTTTGTTATTCAGACTTCACTTAAAGggactgtacacgtttggtaattactcaaaatatatttaagcataaaaccttaattggtaatgagcaacgaagagctgttgatagtacaaactattgtgagaaacgactccctctgaagtaatgtagtttttgagaaagaggtaatttctcactaaagtaataaaagacttctagccagaatcCTTTCattcctttctgaaagcacacagggtgttttttctttcatcattttcttgcaacttcaacgaccaattgagtccaaattttcacaggcttattattttatgtatatgttgggatacaccaagtgaaaatactggtctttgacaattaccatccatgtacagtgcctttaaatttacaCAACAATAAAACAGCTGAAAATATGTCTTGTTTAGAGCATGAGGCAAGATTGTTACTTGTGACACACAGTAATCCCGTTTTAGAATTGAAGTTGAATTTTAAGAAATTGTTTTCTTAGTTTGTATATTTAAAAGTGCATGCCAAATCTTTCAAGACAAATTTCCTGAGAGTAAAATGGATTAAACTACAAACTAACACTATTTAAAAGGTGTGGGTTTAATTTTTGTCAAGTGGGTAGTCAATATGGTTAATACTGGATGCTTCTTAAAAAAGTcactttttgtacaacacaaaacacaatgtccacagattaacattagactcacacggtttgaagataaagatggtagaaagcttcccttttaaaatattacttgctgaggtgctgtagtttttgaaaaatgagtaaaacaatgtcaccaaaataatttttgtatcaggagacgaaaattatttaagcatgtatGTTTGTACAAAGTAATTACGTGACtatcctgaaaacattgctcagtTATTTTCACgttcgttctcaaaaacttgacaacaaaTGAAGCCGAAAATCTACAAAAGGTAAAACTGCAGGATTTTAAAGAAATGCAAACAATCTCATTTAAGAAATCAAACACAATCCTTGAAATGAATGTCTTTGTTTTGAACCACAGCCTCTAAATCTGCAGTGCTCAAACATATTCACTGTGCGATATTtaactgtttaaaaaaagaagttttttgtAAAGTCATTCATAAACACGGACCCTAAACTTGGATGAGTGGTTCTTTATCCAATCCTAAAACACTTGCAtcaaatatgatttttttattttattttgtgactggtaaaaTGTTTCTTAGCCATCTTTTAGAAGTACAGCAACAGTTATCATGGaaaaatgttctttttttaaaagaccTGCGGCTGATTTCAGGAAAGGCTAGGATAAATCCTATCTTGAGtcaggatgggttcaatgcatcctacgtTATCAGATAGGGAACTTAACTTGTCGTAAGTCCCAAGATCAAGTACCAAGGATGAGTATGGTTAAAACGACGGCTGGGCTCAAGTTGAAGCCTGCAAGtataaaacttgctaagcacaaaaaaaatcttgtttAGAGAAGCTGGCTACAAgcacattgttgcaactggtgccccactctttttttgcttcagcaaagaaatttgctaagcaatattttgtgcttaacagctttatcaAATTGACCCCTGGCCTGTTCATTATTTTTCTACACCATACACAACTTCATTCAGAGGTAACACAATCGAAATACGACACCTTTATATTGGGTTAAATCTTAATTTATTTACCAGATTTTGAAGAACCCCAAATTCTATTCTGTTTAAACAAAGCAGCATACAATTACACTCTCAGGACTggattttcatctttgagagggcaaggccattttcattttgcaaagggcacttccattggaagaTTTTgtaagtctatgggaaactcttgaaggggcatTACAGCCAATAccagggcaatggaggcaatgaccTTAGTTGCCTCCAGCTAAATGTAATACCAGACCTGTAATTAAATCCATATTGTCCTACTGTGCAATCTTGGGTGTTATCTGGTgtcccaaccccccccccccccaaaaaaagaagaagttatgTGTGTCGGTATCTTGTGCAGAGGGAGATAATTGGTAAAGAAGGGATCCAAGTACACTTTGAAGGACAACCAGGGACTTAAAAATTTGGTTTGTCGCATTTAATAATTCAGTTCAATCAAATTTATCAAAACACGCAGTAGTGTGTTGTCATCCACTGCCCCCCGCCCAAACAAATTTGACTTATTTTAGACTTATTTAATTTTCTTAAACAATTGCTTGTAATGATTGAATTTAAAATGACATACTGGTAGATTTCAAGGAGAAAAAAACCGACAGTGAGTATTTGATAAATGTCTAGAATTTCAAACTGGATTTTAAAGTTCCTTTTCGTATCCCATAAGACGGTTGTAATCACTCGGGAGTTTGAAGTTGTACGGATTTACAAAGTAAGGACGACCCTTTGCTTTCACCGTCGTCAGGTTAAAATACCCCAGAATAGAATTGCCCTGATTAGGACGAACAATGTCCTCTCGTAGAAACTCCACACGATTCATTCTCAGAAAGACAGACATTGTCATGGCACTATAGGAGTTGCGCTGTTGATTGTAGTACATCTTTAACACTAGTCTTCTATTGAATCTCGTTAGCAGAAACGGTAACGCTACAACTCCCATGAAGATTCCAAAACTTTCAATAATCAGTTGACTGTTAAACCCCTCGTGCTCTAGGGCTGTAGAAATAATGTCTGGCGCCATGTACAGACCCGTCAGAGACGTTCCGTAAAAGAGCAACGTACAGATTCGCATCATCCAAATGGCCCGTACCTCATACAGGAGACGGTCACCAACAGTGTCGCTGGTACCCTGTGAAACGCCAGAATGTTGCAACACACGACGCATTCGATCGATGTCTTCATCTGGTTTGGAGAGTTGACTCATCGCTCTGGAACTTTGTAGGAAAACCTTTTGcataaattgaaataaaaaggaAATTGTCAAAGGAAGAATCTATGTTCACTACTAACTAGAGTTTTCAGCAAACATGAACAGACAAATGTGTTAAAATAAAGTTGCaatcatgtacatttacatgtactgcACTACTAAAGTACTATGGTACTTCTGTGGAACAGATCAGAAATCCAAGACAAAAGATAGTT comes from Asterias amurensis chromosome 3, ASM3211899v1 and encodes:
- the LOC139934409 gene encoding transmembrane protein 70 homolog, mitochondrial-like, giving the protein MALLSQFSRPFILNFRPVNNASSNSLRFKHVYSRQVRYFPVNSRSCNLNKLNDRCCAARRWQWKTPWISTMFCDRRNSTNAEVFLQSSRAMSQLSKPDEDIDRMRRVLQHSGVSQGTSDTVGDRLLYEVRAIWMMRICTLLFYGTSLTGLYMAPDIISTALEHEGFNSQLIIESFGIFMGVVALPFLLTRFNRRLVLKMYYNQQRNSYSAMTMSVFLRMNRVEFLREDIVRPNQGNSILGYFNLTTVKAKGRPYFVNPYNFKLPSDYNRLMGYEKEL